Genomic DNA from Peribacillus simplex NBRC 15720 = DSM 1321:
ACCCGTAAACAGCAAGAACCGCTTTCGCTTCTTCAAAGTTTGCAACATCATAAGGGTTTCTTAAACTCATTAAAACAAATTCTTTATCTTTCTTCTTAGCATGATTCATGACCGCTCTAGGGAAGGCTGTTGCCCACTTCGACGAATCTTGAATGCTATCATCTATCACTCCATCATTGACAGCCGGATCGTTTTTGACAATATAGGAACCAGTTATGACAAAGTCCGTTTCATCAATGAGTCTGGCCACTTGATCTGTAAATGACTTTCCTGAAAAACTCATACCCGTTATTTGGACTTTCTTTATTTTCTTTTTATCAGCTAATTCGCTGATGCTCCTGGACATGGATTCAACTTGGTCATCAAAAGGAGCAATAATTAAAACTTTATCATTTTTCTTAGGTTTGAAAGGCAATGTTTTGTCTTCATTTTTCAATAGAGTGATGGCATCCTCCGCGATTTTCTTTTCTTTTTTCAAATGATCTTCATTCCCGACCACTTGAAGCGCGGTTTCGATTTTTTTATCGATCGGAGTATCATCAGGGTTTAATATCCCTCTTTTCACTTTCAGTTCAAGTATCCTCGTTACAGATTGATTGACTTGACCTAGAGGAATTTCCCCGCTTTCCACTGCTGCCTTCACTGCATTGAATACAGAGGTTATATTCTTTTCCATTTGAAGCGAATTAACCTGTGCAGGCATCAATGCAATATCAACACCAGATTTCAGAGCAAGGACCACAGCTTCTTCCTGTCCGAAGTTGTCCGCTATTGCTTTCATATTCAAAGCATCTGTAACCACAACACCGTCAAAACCCATTTCTTCACGTAATAGACCCGTGATGACCTTATGTGACAACGTTGCAGGAACCATAATTTCTTGACCGTCTTTTTTACTGATATACGTAGTGTCATCGAATGCAGGAAATTGAACATGTGCAGTCATCATCATATCAACTCCAGCATCGATGGCTCTTTGGAAAGGAACCAACTCGATGGAACGCAAACGTTCTTTATCATGAGAAACAAGGGGGAGACCATAATGACTATCGACTGCTGTATCTCCGTGACCGGGGAAATGCTTGGTCGTAGCTATCATGTTCTGATTTTGCAATCCTTTTATCGTCTGAATGCCAAGCTTTGATACAAGTTCCGGATCAGAACTGAAGGAACGAACACCAATGACAGGATTTCCGGGATTATTATTGACATCGACAGACGGCCCGAAATTGACATTTATGCCAAGTGACGACAGTTCCTTGCCAATGATTTCTCCAGATTGATAAGCGTAACTCTCATTTCTGGCTGCACCAAGTGCCATATTACCAGGAAGGTTCGTTCCAGTTTGAAGGCGAGTCACGATTCCTCCTTCCTGATCAATCGTTATGAACAGCGGAAGATCCGGGCTTGCCATCTGCAAACCATCGGTGAGCCGAACCGTTTGTTCGGTATCGACTACATTCTCAGCAAACAGAATCACACCGCCAAGATGATATTTTTTAATGATGCTTGCAACTTCTGAGTTCATTTCAATAAAACCGGTTGCCTTCACTTCTCCTTGTTTTTGCCAATTACGAAAATCCGGCATGAGCATTTGACCGACCTTTTCATCGATTGTCATGTTCTCTACGATTTCCGGAATATCCGATTCTGATTTTTCTTTCTCTGATCCCTTTGCTGTCGCATTCCCTCCCAGAATAGATAAAACTAAGAATAATGCGATTCCAGCAGGGGCACATATCCTTTTTATCATTTAGGCTTCCTCCCTTGTATACTTTTTAGTTCTGCTAGCAACAATTCCATATCCGCTTCCATGAAGGGGTAAAAATGAATGGAAATGAACTATATAGATCCTATAAAGAAATCAAGGCAGCATTGGGAATCCCAGCAGCCGCCTCTTTTTACAAGCCTTCATGAAATATATCCATTTATAATTGATTCATAGAGCCCAATTGGTCACTCATTTATAAGTTTTATCGTTTGACCAGGCTTTAGAAGGGACAGCAAGGGAATATCTTCTTCTATAACTCGCCCTATCACATTAACTCGGTGATTTGCACCTAGGTCTCTCTTGCAAATTTGAACCTCTCCCCGATATCTTCCGTAAGCATCATTGTCCATCGTTATGGATCCAAGGCTGCGTGCAACTGTATTACTCGGCTCAACATTTTCTGTAACCCGTGTATTCTGCAGCCGGAAAACATCTTGAGAAACATCTGGCCTCAATTTATACTGACCGCTTTGTAAGAGGTTGGATTCCATTCGAACAGTTAGAATATTTAGATTTTTATAAGCAGTCAGATTCTCAAGCAGATTATTCTCCGTTCCTTGATCTCCAACGTAAACTCCTTCCACATGCTGAAATAGCTCAATACCGGCAGCGTAAGGATTCATCAACCTGTGTTTTTCAAGCGTGGGAAGGCCTTCATGAAGAGGACCGCGTTTACTTCCTGCACCCGGGATGAAAGCAAAGATCGGTATGCCGTATTTCTTGAACATTCGATTTTGATCATGAAAGAATTCTTCCTCAAGTCCCGTTTCAAGCCTTGGATAAAAGTTGTGCCAAGCTATCAACCTTTCCGGTTCCACACCTCCCTCAAGCACGGCTAAAAGTTCATCTTCATTCAACGTACTTGCATTTAGTGAGAGTGAAAACACCTTCGATAAAGATATGATCATTTCGTTATCAAACCCATCATCAAGGCGAATACCTTTAATACCTAATGGCCATAAATCCGTAAATTTGCTAATCCCCAAATGATCAAGCGTATTTAATGAGACATCTGCATGGATTTCCATTCCATAGGCCTCTGAAAGCTTTAAAAGCTTGATCATCCTCTTCACGAGATCACCCTTTTCTTCAGGAATATGCAGCGAGGTAAATGCTTTCTTCACTCCCAGGTTAGCTGCATGGATGATTTGTGTTTCTGCATGCGGATCTTGTAGATAAAAAGAGATTCCGATCACTTGAATTCAACCGCCATTTCATCTTTGAATCCAAACAGATACGTAAAAATAAATCCTGCTATATAGGAAATGAACAACCCAGCTAGGAACAGTCCGATTTGGTTTGGATGAACTAAAAAGGTAAGCGGCAGTCCGGACACACCGATGGACGACGTTGCAATTCCGAATTGAGCTTGGAATGCTCCACCTACTCCTGCACCTAAGCATGCAGTTAAGAAAGGCCGGCCCAATGGCAGGGTCACTCCAAATATAAGGGGTTCACCGATACCAAGCATCCCGGAAGGAAGGCCTCCTCCGATAGCTCTCTTCAAACTTGCTTTCTTCGTTTTCATATAGATGGCAAATGCCGCTCCCACTTGGCCCGCGCCACCCATTGCCAAAATGGGAAGCAGTGGATCATCGCCAATCGAATTGATCAATTCTAGATGGACAGGCGTTAAACCTTGATGTAAACCAGTAATGACTAGAGGGAGGAAGGCCGCACCAAGCACGAATCCCGCTACAACACCACCGAAATCCAATACATTCAATAACCCAGTAGTAATGGCATCCGATAAAAACCCTCCTACCGGCATAAATACAATGTAAGTGACAATTCCAGTAATGAGTAAAGCGATGGTTGGCGTCAAAATGATATCCAGTGATTGAGGAATGAATTTCCTGACCTGTTTTTCCACCAAGGCTATGAAAATAGCGGCAAAGAGGACTCCTATCAACCCACCGCGGCCAGGGAGCAAATTTTCACCGAACAATGAAATGTCGCCGACGGCAGGGTTAATGACCAAGATACCTGCCAGTGCACCAAGTGCAGGTGATCCACCGTATTCTTTTGCTGCATTGGTACCAACCAAAATCCCCAAGTAGGCAAACAGCCCCGATCCGATAACGGTTAAAATGATGGCTAATTGCGATTCTGCTGCAAGCCAGCCCGCTTGAACGATTGCTTTTGTAATACCGGTAATCAAACCTGATGCCACTAAGGCGGGAATTAAAGGGATGAAAATACTTGCAATCCTGCGTAAAAAAAGTTTAAACGGTTTTGCGTTTTTCCTATCAATCTCTGATTTATTCTTCGAGGCTACTTCTTTTAAGTTCAAATCGCCAGAAGCTTCCTCCAGAAGCTTTTCAAATTCTGTATGAACCTTGTTCACCACGCCTGGCCCGAGGACGATTTGTATCGTTTCCTCTTCAATGACGCCAAAAACGCCTTCCGTATTTTTTATATCTTCAATTTTTACTTTCGAACGATCGATTGGCAGTACCCTTAGTCTGGTCATACAATGTGCAGCATCGGCAACATTGGATGCCCCACCCAATTTCCCCAATAACTCTTCTGCTAAACTGGCGTACTTATCCCCCTTACTCATTCAAAAGCCCCCTTTGTCAAATCTCGTATTAGTCATTTATATCGATCTGTCATCGATTTAATGGCAGACCTGGTGTTATCAATATATTGGACAGTCTCTTCATATTGCTCTGAAGCCATCCCCAAAAACAAAATGTCAATCATATATAATTGCGCCAATCGTGAAGATGTTGCTGCACTTCGAAACGGTGCTTCGTTCGAAAAGGATGTATACAGTGTGGCATCACACAAAGAGGATACCGTTGTTTGACCAAAATGAGTCAGCCCGATCGTTTTTACCCCACGTTCTTTTGCCAGCTTCAGTATATTGACAACTTCTGGTGTTTCCCCTGAGAATGAAATGGCAAAAACGATGTCATTTTCATCTGCATTTGCAATCAGGGTTGCAACTAAATGCATATCTGTAAAAGCCGTTGCCCCTTTATTGATGCGAAGTAATTTTTGCTGAGCGTCAGCAGCAACTATATTCGAAGCACCCACACCGCAAAAGTGGACGGTTTTAGCTTCCAGCATCAGCGTTATTGCATGTTTGAGATTATCGTGATCGATGATTTCAGATGTGTCCCGGATGGTCTGAATCGAATTACTCGTTGTTTTCTCCACAATCCGATACAGTGATTCGGACGGCTCGATATCCCGGTAGCCCTGTTCAACGGTCTTCATCAAATCTCCAGCAATCCTTATTTTCAGATCTTGAAAACCTTTTATTCCAAGCGATTTACACAACCTAATAACAGCAGCCCCGCTTGTTTGGGCAGACGTACTTAATTCCTGTACAGTGCTGTTCACAACTTCATGAGGATTCTGAAGAATATATTCTGCTAGTTTTTGTTCTGATTGCGGCAGCTTGCTCAACATCGTCTGTATGATGGATAATCCTCCTGTAGCCATTGCTTCCCTCCTTAATCTTCATAGATCGAGATGGCTTTTCTGACATCTCCATCCGTATTTTCCAATAACTCAATTGCTTTTTCATAATCTGTTGCCGTTGAGATCATGACAATCGCTGGTTTAACTTGATTATTTGCCTTTTCAAGCGTATTCAAAGCTTGATCATAGTCAGCATTCGTTACAGTTTCTATGATGCTAATTGCACGGTCCTTCAGTTTTTGATTACTTACATTTACATCAACCATCAGATTTTCATAGACTTTTCCCAACCGGATCATGGTTGCCGTTGAGATCATATTGAGTACCATTTTATGTGCGGTTGCCGCTTTCATTCTCGTGGATCCTGTTAACACTTCCGGTCCGACCACCACTTCAATCCCTATATCAGCTGCTTCCGTGATGCTCGCGTTTTTATTGCATGATAAAGCCACCGCTTTAGCCCCAACTTTTCTGGCATAACGTAAAGCGCCCCTCACATAAGGGGTGCGGCCGCTTGCCGCAATGCCTATTACCGTATCATTTGCTGTAAGGTCCACGTCAATTAAATCACATTCCCCATACTCTTCTTTATCCTCTGCTCCTTCAACAGCCCGAACAAACGCCTTTTCCCCTCCTGCGATTATTCCCAGCACCCTATCAGGTGGTGTGCTGAAAGTCGGGGGACATTCCACTGCATCCAGAACACCGAGTCTTCCGCTCGTTCCTGCTCCGATGTATATGAGTCTCCCTCCTTTTTTTAACGATTCGCAAGCCCATTCAACTACCGTTTCAATCTCTGGCAATACCTCCTGAACCGCTGCTGCCACTTTAAAATCTTCCTTATTGATTGCAGAAATGATTTCCATCGTATTTACACTGTCGATATTCATCGTCTTTTCGTTCCGTAATTCAGTCGTTAATGAACGCAAATGTTCTTCCATAGACAATTAAATCCTCCTATATCAATCACTTAAATATAATTTCATTTTTTAATAGAAATTAATGAAATTATATTTCATATTATATTCAATGATAGCGTTTTCATTACTCGGATACAAGATATTTTTGTAAGATTTGTTAATTAGCATTTTTCTTTCCTCAAAACCCCAATGCCGGATTTAAATTAAATTTGCATCCATAGCCGCTTTCTGCGTGTGCCAATATTTTACCCAAAGGAGCCTACTAATTTTGGTGAATTTACACCCCAAGATTTACTCAACAATAAAAAACGTGTACCGTCACCTATGATTAGGAACGATACACGAACAAGTAATTTAACAAAATGCTAAACTAGTATACTACGCCAGAAATGGAACACCTGCAACCCTTTACCCAGTTAACGGACAGGGACTACTTTCCCGTTTTCTACTGCACCGACTACAATACTTGATGCAAATCCTCCATTTTCATCAATCGAGGGAATATCGTATATTTTTTGGTCTGGCCCTATATTTGAAAGTCCATCTTGCATATGTTTACGGATGGCCTTGGCATCATCAACGCTGCCTGCAGATTTCATCGCTTCCACAAACGCATACATGGCGATATAATTCAAACCTACTTCGGAGCTTGGATCTTCTTTATAATTTTTTTGATACTTCTCAACGAAAGCAGGCACTGCTTCTTCATCTGAGTCCATCAGTGGCAGAACGCCAATCGAGCCTTCCAATGTTTCATATGACCCTGCAATACGCTTCATTTGATCCAGCTTTGCTTGATCCATGATGATGAAACCGCCTTTAAATCCTAGCTCCCGAGCTTGCTTCGCTACTTTTGCCGTAGGTTCCGAAGCACCACCGATAAATAGCACATCAGGATCTTTTTTCAAGGCATTTGTTACAATCGTAAAGAAATCGGTTTCTTTGGCGAAATCAATCGAGGAATTATAAACGACTTTTCCGCCTTGTTTTTCCCAATTTGGGAGCACCGCTTCCGTCCAGTCTTTACCGTATTGCGAAGATGTTGGCAAAGCGGCAATTTTCTTGCCGAAATGTTCCATTGCATATGTTGTAAAAGGTTCGATATACCCCTCGTAATTCGGTGGAATTCGAACGGTTAATGAATTTCCGCTCTTGGTCACTGCCGGTTCACTTGTATATGCACCAATGATGAATTCCTCTTGTTCATTAAAAACCTGAAGTGCCAGCACACCTCCGCTATGAGGCGTGAAAATGATCGGCGTATCATATTCCTGAATTAATCGTTTAGCATTCGAGCCTGTTTCATTAGGTAAGTATTTATCATCCAACGAGACTAAATTCAGCGTGTAATTCTTACCATCTACTTCAAACCCACCAGCATCGTTAATTTCATTGACGGCCATTTCGACACCATTCAATGTCCGTTTCCCATATAACGCTGCTGCCCCGCTTAAAGGACCGCTAAAACCGATGTTAACGACATTTTCACTTTTTCCTTTACTGCCACTGCTTGACACAGGGCTATCCCCTTTATTGCACCCGGTCAAAACAGTGATGATTAGCAGGAGAAAGACAAATAATACTTTCAGTTTTTTCATAAAAATCCCCCATTCAATTTTTTCAGGCCCCAATATACGCTTTCCTTACTTCATCATTGGCTAATAACTCACTTGCTGTTCCTTGAACGACAATTTCCCCATTTTCAAAAACATATCCTTTATCTGCAATGCTGAGGGCAGCATTCGCGTTTTGTTCAGCAAGCAGGACCGTGATTCCTTCGCGGTTTATTTCTTCAATGACTTGAAACATTTGTTCGACAATAAGTGGAGCAAGTCCCACAGAAGGCTCATCAAGCATTAACAATTTCGGTTTCGACATCAAAGCCCTTCCAATTGCGAGCATTTGCTGTTGGCCGCCGCTCAGGCTTCCCGCTTCATCATGATGCTTTTCTTTTAAAATCGGGAATAAGTGATAGACGTACTCCAAGGAATCCTTGATCTCCGCTTTCTTCTTTCGATGCACATAAGCACCCATCCTCAGATTTTCCTGGACGGTCATCTGTGGAAACAGTTTACGTCCTTCGGCACACTGAACTATTCCCTCCTGAACATTCTTATCCGGGGCACGGCCGCCTATGGGCATGCCCAGAAAATGAATTTCCCCCTTGGACAGCTTACTGATTCCGCTTATGGAACGAAAAGTCGTGCTTTTTCCTGCCCCATTAGCTCCTAACAAAACAACGATCTCTCCCTTAGCAACTTCGATATTCACATGTTTTATCGCAGTGAAACTCCCATATTTTACGGCGACATCGGTTAACTTAAGCACTGGCACTACCTCCCAAATAGGCTTTAATCACCGCTTCATTTCCGCGGATTTCCTTAGGTGTGCCCTCGGCAATTTTTTCTCCGTAATTAAGGACCATGATGTGATCCGCCAAGTTCATGATCATATGCATTTTGTGTTCGATTAAACAAACGGTCAGTCCCAATCGATTTAATTTTTTAATCAGTTCTGTCAAGCCTTCCGTTTCATCCGGGTTGATTCCTGCCGCAGGTTCATCAAGAAAGATAATTTCCGGTTCCGTCGCAAGGGCAAGGGCAATGGCTGTCCTTTTCTTTTCCTCCTGCGAGATGCTGGAGACCATTCTGTCAGCCGATTCCGTCAATCCAACTATTTCAAGCACCTCCATTGCCTTATCCCTGCATGCCGCTTCCTCCCGTTTTAAACGTTTTGTCCTTAGAATCGCATCCACCAAATTGGATTTGGTTCGCAGTCTATGTCCGACAATGACATTATCCAACACGGTCGATTGATCAAAAAGGCTTGTCGTTTGAAAGGTTCTTGAAATTCCAAGCCCCGCTATTTCATTGGCAGGCAGTTTTGTGATATCAATCCCTTTAAAAAGGACCGTCCCTGAAGTTGGTCGATGAAAGCCACTGATCAAGTTGAAAAAAGTGGATTTCCCTGCACCATTTGGTCCGATAATTGCATTGATTCTACCTTTTTCAATCGTAAAATCCACATTATTGACGGCCGCCAATCCACCAAACCGTTTTGTCAAATTCTTTGTTTCGATAAGCAAATTCATCCCTCCTCCGCTTTTATGTGCATTTCATTTCTCACCCCGGGCAGCTTATTATCTTTTCGCTTTCTTTGCCAATCAAAGAAGGCCCCTGCGATTCCTCGCGGATAAAAGATGATGATCACCGTAAGCAATGGCCCGAATATCAACATTCGGTATTCTTGAAGGAATTGCAGATTCTGCGAAAGGATTACTAACAGTAATGTTCCTACCAACGGACCCGAAAGTGTCCCGATTCCACCAACCAATAAATACATTAATAGATCAAACATTATGGCTGTTGATCCGATATCAGGTCCAATGAACCGTATGAATGACGCATACAAGGCACCTGCCAGACCTGCAAAAAATGTAGATAGGACAAATGCTGTTAACTTATTCTTCATTGTGGATATACCTATCGTTTGTGCAAGGTCCTCGCTGTTTCTGATAGCCATATACGTTCTGCCGGTCAATGAGCGGATAATTCGATACACGATTAAAATCACTGCAAGCAGGAAAATGAGGACTAGATAATATTGGGATGCTGCCGTATCGAAAGTAATCGGGCCTATATTCCCAGGAGCAGGGATACCGATCAATCCCCTAACCCCCTCTGTAAGACCCTCCCATTTATCGATGACCAGATATATGATGTAACCCACACATAGAGTATAAATCGCGAAAAAGTGTTCCTTTGTCCTCAGCGCGATCAATCCGATTAAAAATCCAATTGCACATGTGATTAAACATGCACATACAAGTGCCAGCCAAAAGTTCATTCCTGCTTTTACCGTCAGCAGCCCAAGTGAATATGCTCCAATGGCAAAAAATCCAGCATGTGCAAGCGAGAGATATCCGGTATACCCTGATAATAAATTGATTCCATAAACAGCTATCGCCCAGATGAACGAAAGTGTCAGCATATGGAGATAATAGTCGTTTTGCGCGATAAAGGGGAATGAAAAAGCAAAGATGATAAGAGCAATAATCGCATTTCTTTTCGTTAATATCCTCACGCTACCTCTCCCCCTTGGCAAAAAGACCTGTTGGTTTCACTGTTAAAATTACGACTAATAGAATGAATGCAATGATGTCTTTATAATCATTTGAAATATAAGTTGCGCCCAGGCTCTCACTGAAACCTAGGATATATCCGCCTACGATCGCCCCCGGGATGCTCCCCATCCCGCCCAATATGATAATGACGAATGCTTTTAGGATGACTAAATGCCCCATGCCGGGAAAAACAAGGTTAATCGGTGATGCAAGGGATGAAGCGATGGCTGCTAATCCACCCGATATCATGAAGGTAAGCATTGCTACTTTATTAATGTTGATTCCCACTAATGACGCACCTTCACGGCTTTGGGACATCGCTATTATCGTTGAACCGGTATAAGTTTTCTTTAGGAAAAGGTAAAGTAAAACCATCACTGCGATAGCTGACACGATGATCAATAATCGCTGAAGTGTGAACGTCAGGCCCATGATATTGACCACTTGGCCGTATGGAGAAGTCATTGTATGGAAGTCGGCACCCCAGACAAATTGGGCAAAAGCTTCAAGAAAAAGGAGAATTCCGATTGCGGCGATCTTATCATGCAATGGAGGTGCCTCCCTTAACAGGCGGAACACGAAACGTTCCAAAAGGACTCCCAACAAACCAACAACGATAATGGATACGAACATGGCAATCCAGTAATTGACCCCATATAATGTCATCATTGACAACGTGATATATCCACCCAACATATATAGGGCACCGTGGGCAAAGTTCGGGATATGCAAAATTCCATATACTAGCGTCAATCCCAGGGCAACAAGACTATATACGCTGCCAATCGTCAAACCATTAAAAAGCTGCTGGATCAAAATTTCCATTTACTTCCTCCTTGAAAATTATTGAATTTCACTTTGCTTTTCTTTCCCTGGCCTACAATCCTGTCCATATTTGAAACTGCGACGAAAAACATTTTCAATTATTTCCTCACAGGCTCAACCTCTCGGGAGGAACAGTAATTTAGACGATCAATTAAATAGGAATTGTTTGTTTTATGTCCCTATATTCTCTTCACAGAGATACCAAAGGAGGAGCTGATAAACCCTCGGTTTGTTGTTAGCGCTTTCATTTCAATGACCACTTAATTCAATTGGATATCATCATAGTTTCATTGACTCTAATTAAGGATTAAGTGGTGTGTTGACAAGCATATGCTGTTTTTAGGGATAGCCAATGATTCATCTTCTCTTTGTAACGGTTTACCTATGGTAATCTTCTGGTTCGTTCACCCCTTTCACCTCGCACCTTCTATAGGAGGTTTATTCCGTAGATTAATTTCCTGTTTATAAATGCAAGTGCCGTGCCAAACATTAAATCACCGTCAATAAGGCTATTCACCAGTCTGGGAATTCATTAATGAATTATAAAAAACAAAAGCATCGGTTCCATACGGGATGTCCTTCATTCACTATTGACTGAAAAAATCATTTCTGAATTAATAAAGAATTTGATTTAACATAAAGTTACAATGGACTAATTAAGACATAAGCAAAAGTAAGAAGATTACCAATAAATGGTAATCCCCTTACTTACCTATTCTTTTCCACTGACCTTTAATCGATATTTTTTAAGTTTCCTCACTATTGTTGCCTGACTGGAATCAAGGGCTTCTGCGATTTCATATGTAGTGTGGTAGGTTTGAGCCGCTTTCGTCAAGATTTCCTTTTCGGCTCTTTCCACCGCTTCTTTTAAAGTTTGGGTAGCATTGAGGTTCGGCTGATTCCGATTTTCCGGCTGATATTCTTCCGGAAGGTCATTAATCGATAATATTTGATTATCCGTCAGCACGACGAGCCTTTCCACTATATTAATCAATTCACGGACATTTCCTGGCCAATCATGTTGATAAAAATATTCTTTTAACCTCGAATCTATTTCTTTTGAAAATTTATATTGTTCATTTGCCTTTGTTAAAAATAAGTCAGTCAATGCCAAGATATCCTCTCTTCTTTCCCTTAGAGGAGGAATCGTAATCGGAATGACATTCAGCCTATAAAAGAGGTCTTCACGAAAATCACCCGATTTGACCATTTCCGATAGATTTCGGTTCGTGGCTGCTATTATGCGAACATCTATTTTCTTTGGCTTTGTACCTCCGATTCTTTGAATCTCCCTTTCCTGAAGGGCCCGAAGCAGCTTCACTTGAAGTTGCAGGGGAAGCTCACCGACTTCATCCAAGAATAAGATACCACTCTCTGCGAGTTCAAACATCCCTGGTTTGCCTTTTTGATTGGCTCCGGTAAATGCCCCTCCTTCATATCCAAAGAGCTCGGATTCCAATAAATCAGCGGGAATTGCCCCACAATTTATTTTGATGAAATCTCCTTTTTTAGATCTGATGCTCCGATTATAAATATTGCGGGCAAGGACATCCTTTCCAACACCCGTTTCTCCCAGAATGAGTACGGTCGCATCAATATCCGATATTCTTTCAGCAATCTCATAAATCATTTTCATTTTATCACTGACAAATACGACTCCATCCTTGCTTGTTATCTTCCGCAGTTTTTCTATTTCCTGCTTATATTGATTATTCAGTTCATTAACTTTCGTCAACTCATGCATCAGTTCATTTAAATCAGATAAATCCCTTATATTCGTAACGACTTGCTCTATTTCCCCTTTTGCATTAAAAACGGGACTTCCTGTAATCAATGTTTCCTTTCCAGCAAAATTATCCTGTACGACTGATACCGTTCGTCTCAGCTTCACTACCTTATGCGTCACCGAAGCATTCAAGATGCCGCGTTTAATCAATTGGTCCACCGATTTGCCGATATAATACTCTTTTGGTATGCCAGTGATCCGTTCAATTGCCGAATTGGTATAAAGCGTGATTCCATCTTGATCGGTGATGTATATCCCATCATAGGAATTTTCGATAATGGCATCCAGTGCGCGATTCAATTTATCCGTTTCATGAGCATCAATCAATAAATCGTCCAAAAATTGTGTTTCACTGCCTATATATAGAATATTGTCAGTATCCATTTGTTTCATTAATAGAAATAAATACCGTTTATCATGCAGCCTTGCAGCTGCAAGCCTTTTATTATCGAGAAATTGCCACTCATCGAATTGTTCGGTTAGTGTATTATTACCATTCTGACTTAACGATTGATTAAAATAGTTGCCCCAATCCTTTATCCGATTTGCAGAATCCACGACCAGTGCAGGAAAGGTCCACTCTTTGAGCAAATTAATCTGAGAATCCTGTTTCACTTGATTCAATACTATTCACCGCCGCAAAAAGAATTCTTTTTAAGTACAATTCTGGATAAATTTCGAAACTCCTTTAAAATTGTCGAATTTCGCTCCTAAAAAAAGTAGTGATGAAATAATTTTCATCACTACAGACTTTAATCAAATTAAAAGAAGATCAGTTTGCCTACAGTTTTTTCCCTTAAAAAATTCGAATGGATTTTAGAAATCCACTCCCTTTCCGCCGACTGTCTGCCAAGCCGCATCAAAGCAAGCGTCTGTGGGGTCTTGGCTAGCCAGTTATTCGGCAGGAGTGTCGCGAATTTGTTCAATCTAGAGAGGGTTTCAGAACAGAAAAAACCTTGTTTTAAATTCATGGTTCGGGATGAGACCATCAGTAAGTCTTAAAAATAACCTCTCCACTGATCGCTTCCTTACCTGACTGGTTAGTGGCCGCTACATTGAAAAAATATCTATTCCCAGTTTTTTCTTTTA
This window encodes:
- a CDS encoding glycoside hydrolase family 3 protein, encoding MIKRICAPAGIALFLVLSILGGNATAKGSEKEKSESDIPEIVENMTIDEKVGQMLMPDFRNWQKQGEVKATGFIEMNSEVASIIKKYHLGGVILFAENVVDTEQTVRLTDGLQMASPDLPLFITIDQEGGIVTRLQTGTNLPGNMALGAARNESYAYQSGEIIGKELSSLGINVNFGPSVDVNNNPGNPVIGVRSFSSDPELVSKLGIQTIKGLQNQNMIATTKHFPGHGDTAVDSHYGLPLVSHDKERLRSIELVPFQRAIDAGVDMMMTAHVQFPAFDDTTYISKKDGQEIMVPATLSHKVITGLLREEMGFDGVVVTDALNMKAIADNFGQEEAVVLALKSGVDIALMPAQVNSLQMEKNITSVFNAVKAAVESGEIPLGQVNQSVTRILELKVKRGILNPDDTPIDKKIETALQVVGNEDHLKKEKKIAEDAITLLKNEDKTLPFKPKKNDKVLIIAPFDDQVESMSRSISELADKKKIKKVQITGMSFSGKSFTDQVARLIDETDFVITGSYIVKNDPAVNDGVIDDSIQDSSKWATAFPRAVMNHAKKKDKEFVLMSLRNPYDVANFEEAKAVLAVYGFKGYSNGRYRQPNIPAGISTIFGESKPKGTLPVDIPSVTKPNESLYKFGYGIDIKSGRPFKK
- a CDS encoding MupG family TIM beta-alpha barrel fold protein translates to MIGISFYLQDPHAETQIIHAANLGVKKAFTSLHIPEEKGDLVKRMIKLLKLSEAYGMEIHADVSLNTLDHLGISKFTDLWPLGIKGIRLDDGFDNEMIISLSKVFSLSLNASTLNEDELLAVLEGGVEPERLIAWHNFYPRLETGLEEEFFHDQNRMFKKYGIPIFAFIPGAGSKRGPLHEGLPTLEKHRLMNPYAAGIELFQHVEGVYVGDQGTENNLLENLTAYKNLNILTVRMESNLLQSGQYKLRPDVSQDVFRLQNTRVTENVEPSNTVARSLGSITMDNDAYGRYRGEVQICKRDLGANHRVNVIGRVIEEDIPLLSLLKPGQTIKLINE
- a CDS encoding PTS transporter subunit EIIC gives rise to the protein MSKGDKYASLAEELLGKLGGASNVADAAHCMTRLRVLPIDRSKVKIEDIKNTEGVFGVIEEETIQIVLGPGVVNKVHTEFEKLLEEASGDLNLKEVASKNKSEIDRKNAKPFKLFLRRIASIFIPLIPALVASGLITGITKAIVQAGWLAAESQLAIILTVIGSGLFAYLGILVGTNAAKEYGGSPALGALAGILVINPAVGDISLFGENLLPGRGGLIGVLFAAIFIALVEKQVRKFIPQSLDIILTPTIALLITGIVTYIVFMPVGGFLSDAITTGLLNVLDFGGVVAGFVLGAAFLPLVITGLHQGLTPVHLELINSIGDDPLLPILAMGGAGQVGAAFAIYMKTKKASLKRAIGGGLPSGMLGIGEPLIFGVTLPLGRPFLTACLGAGVGGAFQAQFGIATSSIGVSGLPLTFLVHPNQIGLFLAGLFISYIAGFIFTYLFGFKDEMAVEFK
- a CDS encoding MurR/RpiR family transcriptional regulator, which gives rise to MATGGLSIIQTMLSKLPQSEQKLAEYILQNPHEVVNSTVQELSTSAQTSGAAVIRLCKSLGIKGFQDLKIRIAGDLMKTVEQGYRDIEPSESLYRIVEKTTSNSIQTIRDTSEIIDHDNLKHAITLMLEAKTVHFCGVGASNIVAADAQQKLLRINKGATAFTDMHLVATLIANADENDIVFAISFSGETPEVVNILKLAKERGVKTIGLTHFGQTTVSSLCDATLYTSFSNEAPFRSAATSSRLAQLYMIDILFLGMASEQYEETVQYIDNTRSAIKSMTDRYK